One Enterococcus silesiacus genomic window carries:
- a CDS encoding MerR family transcriptional regulator encodes MREKELRRSMSVFPIGTVMKLTDLSARQIRYYEEQDLIHPERSEGNRRMYSLNDIDVLLEIKDYLSDGLNMAGIKRVYEMKLEEQMHAQESNKPLTDEDVRKILYDELISQGGLTQQNPFQSRGPKL; translated from the coding sequence ATGAGAGAGAAAGAACTGAGAAGATCGATGTCCGTTTTTCCAATTGGTACAGTTATGAAATTAACAGATTTATCAGCACGTCAAATCCGTTATTATGAAGAACAGGATTTGATTCATCCTGAAAGAAGCGAAGGAAACCGACGGATGTATTCACTAAATGACATTGATGTTTTATTGGAAATCAAAGATTATTTGTCAGATGGTCTAAACATGGCGGGGATCAAGCGCGTCTACGAAATGAAACTGGAAGAACAAATGCATGCGCAAGAATCAAACAAACCGTTGACCGATGAAGATGTTCGAAAAATTTTATATGATGAACTTATTTCTCAAGGCGGGCTTACTCAACAAAATCCATTCCAATCCAGAGGACCAAAACTGTAA
- a CDS encoding glutamine synthetase gives MTKKQNTTVEDIKRIADEENVRFLRLMFTDIMGTIKNVEVPVSQLDKVLSNKMMFDGSSIEGFVRIEESDMYLYPDVSTWMIFPWESTHGKVARLICDIYNPDGTPFAGDPRGNLKRALADMEALGFTSFNLGPEPEFFLFKLDEDGKITTDLNDRGGYFDFAPTDLGENCRRDIVLELESLGFEVEASHHEVAPGQHEIDFKYADVIEACDNIQTFKLVVKTIARKHGLHATFMPKPLYGISGSGMHCNMSLFKGDENVFYDEKGPMQLSQTAYYFLGGLLKHARAYTAVCNPTVNSYKRLVPGYEAPVYVAWSGRNRSPLVRVPESRGLSTRLELRSVDPSANPYLTMAVLLQAGLNGIKNEIVPPEAVDRNIYVMNEEERKEAQIHDLPSTIHNAIKELRKDDVMIAALGDHIYANFVEAKRMEWAAFRQTVSEWEREQYLELY, from the coding sequence ATGACGAAAAAACAAAACACAACAGTAGAAGATATCAAACGAATTGCCGATGAAGAAAATGTTCGATTTTTACGATTAATGTTTACAGACATTATGGGAACAATCAAAAATGTGGAAGTTCCAGTGAGCCAATTAGACAAAGTGTTAAGCAACAAAATGATGTTTGATGGGTCTTCTATTGAAGGTTTTGTGAGAATCGAAGAAAGTGACATGTATTTATACCCAGACGTATCCACGTGGATGATTTTTCCATGGGAGAGCACTCACGGGAAAGTTGCTCGTCTGATTTGTGATATCTATAATCCAGATGGAACGCCTTTCGCTGGAGATCCTCGCGGTAATTTAAAACGGGCATTGGCAGATATGGAAGCGCTAGGTTTTACCTCTTTCAATCTTGGGCCTGAGCCAGAGTTCTTCTTATTCAAATTGGATGAAGATGGTAAAATCACGACAGATCTAAATGACCGAGGGGGTTATTTTGATTTTGCACCAACCGATCTTGGTGAAAACTGCCGTCGAGATATTGTGCTTGAACTAGAAAGTCTAGGGTTTGAAGTGGAAGCATCTCATCATGAAGTAGCACCCGGTCAACATGAGATCGACTTTAAATACGCAGATGTTATTGAAGCGTGTGATAATATCCAAACATTTAAACTAGTCGTTAAAACAATTGCCAGAAAACATGGATTACATGCGACATTTATGCCAAAACCATTATATGGTATCAGCGGATCAGGTATGCATTGTAATATGTCACTATTCAAAGGCGACGAAAATGTCTTTTATGATGAAAAAGGACCAATGCAGTTAAGTCAAACAGCTTATTATTTCCTTGGTGGCCTATTAAAACATGCTCGAGCGTATACAGCTGTTTGTAATCCAACGGTTAATTCATATAAACGCTTGGTGCCAGGCTATGAAGCACCAGTTTACGTGGCATGGAGCGGACGCAATCGTTCGCCATTGGTACGTGTTCCTGAATCACGTGGGCTATCGACTCGTTTAGAATTACGTTCAGTGGATCCTTCTGCCAATCCATACTTAACAATGGCTGTACTTTTACAAGCTGGTCTAAATGGAATTAAAAATGAGATTGTTCCACCTGAAGCGGTTGACCGTAATATTTATGTGATGAATGAAGAAGAACGAAAAGAAGCGCAAATCCACGATTTACCTTCAACGATCCATAACGCAATTAAAGAATTGCGTAAAGATGACGTGATGATTGCAGCTTTAGGTGACCATATTTATGCAAACTTCGTTGAAGCGAAACGGATGGAATGGGCAGCTTTCCGTCAAACAGTTTCTGAATGGGAAAGAGAACAATATTTAGAATTATATTAG